The DNA segment GCAGGCCAGTGATCCGGACCCCGGGCCGCTCGCTCAGCGTATCGCCGACCCGCAACGTACCATGATTGGGGATGCCGATGATGTCGCCCGGAAACGCCTCGTCAGCGATCTCGCGGTCCTGCGCGAAGAACAGGATCGGCGAATGCACCGCGATGGGCTTGCCATGGCCGGTCGGCGTCAGCTTCATGCCGCGCTTGAACGTGCCCGAGCACAGCCGCATGAACGCGATCCGGTCGCGATGCTGCGGATCCATGTTCGCCTGCACCTTGAAGACGAAGCCGGTCACGTCCTTCTCGCCCGGATCGACGGGCGCCGGCTCGGCCGGCTGCGGGCGCGGCGGCGGCGCATAAGCGGCCAGCGCCGCGATCAGCTCCGCCGGGCCGAAATCCTTCAGCGCCGACCCGAAATAGACCGGCGTCAGGTCGCCGGCGCGATAGGCTTCACCGTCGAATGCGGCATAGCCGGCCTGCGCGAGCTCGATCTCCTCGGCGACCTGCTCCGGCAGCGCGGGCGCTTCCTCGGTCCGGCCCTGGAAGGTGCGGCTGTCGCCATCGGGGCGGCTGATGCGATTGGTCTTGAGATCCAATATGCCCTCGAACGTGCCGCCCATGCCCACCGGCCAGCTCATCGGGCACACGTCCAGCGCCAGCACGTCGGCGATCTCGTCCAGCAGCTCGAACGGAGAGCGCCCCTCGCGGTCCACCTTGTTGACAAAGGTGATGATCGGCACGTTGCGAAGTCGGCACACCTCGAACAGCTTGCGCGTCTGCGCCTCGATGCCGCGGGCCGCGTCGATCACCATGACGGCGGAATCGACCGCGGTTAGCGTGCGGTACGTGTCCTCGCTGAAATCCTCGTGGCCCGGCGTATCGAGCAGGTTGAAGAACACGCCGTCCTTCTCGAACGTCATCACGGAGGACGTGACGGAGATGCCGCGCTGCTGCTCGATCTTCATCCAGTCGGATCGGGCACGCCGGTTCTGCCCGCGTGCCTTCACCTCGCCCGCCAGGTGGATCGCGCCGCCGACGTACAGCAGCTTCTCGGTCAGCGTCGTCTTGCCGGCGTCAGGGTGCGAGATGATCGCAAAGGTACGGCGGGGGGATGGCATGTCAGGTCTCTAGTGAAAAATCGGGACGGCGTCACAATCCCCGTCGGTGCTGAGCTTGTCGAAGCACGTGCCCCAATCGGTGCCGTGTGTGACGCGCCCTTTGACAAGCTTGGGACGAACGGGTGAGAGTTAAGCGCTAGCTCCGGGGCGTGGCGCGCCCGGCGATATAATCACTTACCGCCGCAAAGGTAGCGTCCAATGTGTCGAACGCTTCCTCGCGCTCGAACAGGTCGCCGACACGCGACGGCAACGAGGGGCTGAGGCCCGTCGCACGCTCCACCGCTTCCGGAAATTTCGCCGGGTGCGCCGTCGCCAGCGTCACCATCGGCACGTCCAACTTCTGCCGCCGCGCCGCGGCCAGCGCGATCGCCGTGTGCGGATCGATCGTCTCATTGGCATGTTCGTGCGCCCAGCGCATCGCGCCGGCCATGCCATCGCCACCGACGCTGGCGCTGATCAGGTGAGTCGCCGCGCCGCTGTGCTGCGCTTCCGTCAGCCGCATCGCCTTGCTCGCCTCGAAGCCGCTCATCTGCCCCGCCAGCGCCACGCCGTCACGCCCGCCAAGGTCGAACAGCAGCCGCTCGAAGTTGGAAGACACCTGAATGTCCATCGACGGGGTGGCGGTCGGCACGACCTCAGCCGAGGAATAATCCCCGGCGGACAGCGCACGATGAAGGATGTCGTTGACGTTGGTGGCGACCACCAGCCGCGCCACCGGCAGCCCCATCTTGGCCGCGACATAACCGGCGAACACGTCACCGAAATTGCCGGTCGGCACGCTGAACGCGATCTCGCGCTCCGGTGCGCCCAGCCGGACGGCGGCGTAGAAATAATACACCACCTGCGCCATCAGGCGGGCCCAGTTGATCGAGTTCACCGCGCTCAGGCGGAAACGGCGTGAGAATGCCGCATCGTTGAACATCGCTTTCACCAGCGCCTGCGCCGTGTCGAAATCGCCGCGGATTGCGATATTGTGGACGTTCGGCGCGCGCACCGTCGTCATCTGCCGCCGCTGCACCTCGCTCACCCGCCCGGCGGGATGGAGCATGAAGATGTCGATGTTCGCGCGGCCCGCCACCGCATCGATCGCGGCGGAGCCGGTGTCGCCGCTGGTCGCGCCAACGATCGTCAGCGGCCCCTCACTGTCGCCGGTCAGGAACCGTTCGAACAGCAGGCCCAGCAGCTGCAGCGCCACGTCCTTGAACGCCAGCGTCGGGCCGTGGAACAATTCAAGCAGCCATTGATCATGATCGAGCTGCTTCAGCGGCGTGACGGCGGCATGCGCGAACCGCCCGTACGCCTGCTCACACAGCGCGCGCAGCTCCTCACGGCTCAGCGCCTCGCCCACGAAGGGCGCCATCACCGCCACCGCCGTGTCGACATAGGACAGGCCGGCCATGCCAGCGATCTCATCACGCGACAGCGTCGGCCACGTCTCCGGCACATAGAGCCCGCCGTCCGACGCGAGCCCGGTCAGCGTCGCGCCGCGAAAATCGAGGGTCGGGGCGGCTCCACGGGTGCTGATATAGCGCATGGACGTGCCGGTTAGCTGCGCCGCCCGCCGGATACAACCACGCCTGGCTATCGCGCACCAAAGCCGGCCTTGATCACGCGGCAAATCCGGCCCGATCGCCCCGATGCGCCTCCAAGTCGAAGGCCAGGGCATCACGCCGAGGCAGCAACACCGCTCTTCCATTTGCACCCGGCACGCAAAGCACGCCTGCGGGGATGTAGAGCGCTCAGGTGGCGAGCTCCCCGGACGACGCGCGCAAGCTTCGCACCACCCACTTCGTCATGCCGGCCTTGTCCCGGCATCCAGGGTGCCGCAAACTCACCCGCCGTTGGGTTCGCGGGCCAGTGGATCCCGGCACAAGGCCAGGATGACGCAGCTCCTGTGGCAGCCAGAGAGTTTCGCAAAGGCCTCACACAAGATACGGGTGGAGGGCGGCGCGCGGTGTTTACTGTCGCAGTACTTGGGCCAGCGCCTCGACCCTGAGGTGAAGTCAAAATAAAACGAGGTCGCCGGCCCACTCCCCTTCGCGTCGAGCATGTCCCCCGAGCCGAAAGCGCTCCCCCGCGCTACAGCACGGCCTGCTCAAGAATAAACGCCCTCAGCGCCCCATTCGCCGCCGCAGCGCCACGACATAGATCACGCCGGCCAGCCCCGCGAAAAACAGCCATTGCCCGGCATAGGCCAGGTGATTGTTGGGCACGAGGCCGACATCGGGCCGCGTATTGGCCGCCAGCCCCGCTGCCGGCGTGTCAGCCACCAGCAGCATTTCCTGCGGCACGCGGCGGAACAGGCGGGAGATCATCGGCGTCGCATCGGGCGCGTGGCTGATCCAGCCGCGCACCGCCCCGCCCGTCCAGCGCACTTCCTTGAACGGATCGCGCGTCGTGCCAAGCTGCACCTTGATCGCCGGTCCGCCCGCGTCCGTCCGGCATTCGGCGATCAGGCGATAGCCAGCGCTGCCCGCCCCGGCCCGGCTGATGCCCTTCACCTCGCGACACAGGGCCGCGCTGCGGCGGAACAGCAGGCGATCGTCCGGTGCCCTCGGAAAGGCGACCGGCGGCTGCGCCGGATTGGCGGCAAGCTGCGCCAGCTGCGCTTCCTTCTCGGGCAGGCGCACCAGCCCCTGCCACAGCCCCAACGTGATCATCACGGCCACGGCCACGACCACCAGGATCGTCGGCAGAACGGGAATGCGCTTCATCGGCGGATCCGGCCTTCCGCGGCGCGGTTGCGATATTCCAGTGCGAGCAGCCAGCCCTTTGCGACGCGCAGGCTCAGCAGCACGCCGCCCAGCGTCACCGGTGTCCAGATCAGCATGTGAAGCCACAGAGGCGGCGAGACGCTCAGCTCCAGCGCGATCGCGCCGATCGTCACCAGCGTGCCGAGGATGAGCGTCAGGAACGCGGCCGGCCCGTCGCCGACATTGAAGGCCG comes from the Sphingomonas sp. OV641 genome and includes:
- a CDS encoding peptide chain release factor 3, translated to MPSPRRTFAIISHPDAGKTTLTEKLLYVGGAIHLAGEVKARGQNRRARSDWMKIEQQRGISVTSSVMTFEKDGVFFNLLDTPGHEDFSEDTYRTLTAVDSAVMVIDAARGIEAQTRKLFEVCRLRNVPIITFVNKVDREGRSPFELLDEIADVLALDVCPMSWPVGMGGTFEGILDLKTNRISRPDGDSRTFQGRTEEAPALPEQVAEEIELAQAGYAAFDGEAYRAGDLTPVYFGSALKDFGPAELIAALAAYAPPPRPQPAEPAPVDPGEKDVTGFVFKVQANMDPQHRDRIAFMRLCSGTFKRGMKLTPTGHGKPIAVHSPILFFAQDREIADEAFPGDIIGIPNHGTLRVGDTLSERPGVRITGLPNFAPEILRRVALKDPTKTKQLRKALDDLSEEGVIQVFYPEIGSNWIIGVVGQLQLDVLLSRLEAEYKVGANLEASPFDTARWISAEDPAALKDFMDLNRGALAKDRDGNPVFLAKSAWEVGYIADRYSKVRFAATRER
- the thrC gene encoding threonine synthase; protein product: MRYISTRGAAPTLDFRGATLTGLASDGGLYVPETWPTLSRDEIAGMAGLSYVDTAVAVMAPFVGEALSREELRALCEQAYGRFAHAAVTPLKQLDHDQWLLELFHGPTLAFKDVALQLLGLLFERFLTGDSEGPLTIVGATSGDTGSAAIDAVAGRANIDIFMLHPAGRVSEVQRRQMTTVRAPNVHNIAIRGDFDTAQALVKAMFNDAAFSRRFRLSAVNSINWARLMAQVVYYFYAAVRLGAPEREIAFSVPTGNFGDVFAGYVAAKMGLPVARLVVATNVNDILHRALSAGDYSSAEVVPTATPSMDIQVSSNFERLLFDLGGRDGVALAGQMSGFEASKAMRLTEAQHSGAATHLISASVGGDGMAGAMRWAHEHANETIDPHTAIALAAARRQKLDVPMVTLATAHPAKFPEAVERATGLSPSLPSRVGDLFEREEAFDTLDATFAAVSDYIAGRATPRS
- a CDS encoding SURF1 family cytochrome oxidase biogenesis protein; amino-acid sequence: MKRIPVLPTILVVVAVAVMITLGLWQGLVRLPEKEAQLAQLAANPAQPPVAFPRAPDDRLLFRRSAALCREVKGISRAGAGSAGYRLIAECRTDAGGPAIKVQLGTTRDPFKEVRWTGGAVRGWISHAPDATPMISRLFRRVPQEMLLVADTPAAGLAANTRPDVGLVPNNHLAYAGQWLFFAGLAGVIYVVALRRRMGR
- a CDS encoding DUF983 domain-containing protein, which produces MTDETGAALHKGEPRPFDCGVKGLCPRCGAPDLFAGWIRFADRCRACGLDIAAFNVGDGPAAFLTLILGTLVTIGAIALELSVSPPLWLHMLIWTPVTLGGVLLSLRVAKGWLLALEYRNRAAEGRIRR